The following coding sequences are from one Plasmodium gaboni strain SY75 chromosome 10, whole genome shotgun sequence window:
- a CDS encoding putative DNA2/NAM7 helicase, translating to MWEEWDDEYFVRNFFDWNIFAKYFKDNEFQELEEKIKQKYSNIKLDELYKKDDKEYNDNVLLILHSFIEEKKYVDASDFLINIILRWNYYTSLRSEKELNLKAVKNRLKMNVDICVLPDLYNNFEEYFYSYFPLFLIETQQLINNKKENEDIIEYDVNIINDIKETYNYEFFVNISYDSIIHANIFFGDLVLLKFIPKETAKNDSQNMYTPLFNSSKKKSDVSSNSSHSNENDKMSMESSSVSTDLEYQKNDTNGQMNDYTYDHINSEHSYKSQQNSEHFCKSQQNSEQFCKSQQNSEHVHKNDATSSDNNNNVNIYNKKNSPLLLSHDKVEEGTQFNSDKKENLNDRLKKQSDKNLKVSVDCKNELAKNHKQISDEINDDIYMVRKYCVRHLLGYVVSKSRENIKIKFNLNYPNFDIIDKVRKEIIYEIFNNEMIMHNYFIRISKLTSLISTLRLFNCLFNFRNSCILNEIVEGNTNDNEDNMDDVIIENVQPVKKRKRGEGSYANSEMNELINGYNDNNNNNNNNNKENKKHQEDQDEEDLDDDEQMDIIKNIEKKNNTKIKKKKDEIRQNGNIHMNDINLLDINQEELHNIQLSDNITEEYLKEKIEDYLKRYMCDDFKNKNMINKMTNERNITSALKNNIYNYNQCKNINNEIKNVSHIHSNNKDDIRSQNEYYLFEHLDENYKGLEYIPELLRKRFFSMYNKYQLRAINNSILNDGVTLIQGPPGTGKTTTILGIISALIFYEKDENIEDDIIDKDNNMEIRKTIIDENTYIPFNITMKEEKKSPYAWLNYDKNDDYCYMNDNCFDAMEYEDFHHIEENKEEEGKNIFHINKSNLNEKNDAYAIHLSIMNASNRTLKVDESVDINNTNDDDNNDVYKNNENRIKNLISLTESYYYSYVNNDHILNNKMECIEKNKNEKSNYSYYVSEGKQNIKNDNNSNYDYNNDDYNNDGEEKYKVYKQNKANFNFKLHGLKLEDNAEANKEYNNNNNNNNISSYSIYNNNHEIEEQDKQNERNKMKKRNECNQLNVIKNKKILVCAPSNAAIDEILRRLISNDLGILDENGNFFNPIVTRIGGNVSTDLLEFSLEFKEQLYYYLNKKDENKMIKSNLLKTSTIICSTLSSSSNMSLINNIKKFDAIIIDESSQSVEIDILIPLSFACKKIILVGDPKQLSATVFSLFAKKHKYARSLFERLQKKYLMNERKYNLLSIQYRMHPEISAFPKKCYYKNKIRDAPHFLFTVLKELEISKYIKRKNKKSIKKDIKSDDENEINDETKINDETKINDELQNKYIENLLCNFNLVEFIKKNMGIISPSLNNIMLCQENQGLIDWFCIPLLQHSVFYDISFSKQKKIKNSYINIEESEVVIHFIEFLHYIFMSENMTQWYKRIGIITPYATEKFFLKKILKRFFINKGYSKNISNFIDVGTVDGFQGTEKDMIIFVCVRTKGNLKRKKKKEKSNINISKNMDEDIITNSEEKKKKILEKGNQNREIMPNSNDPTLIFSSSSEYAFDEEIDSSNLFFSNYKRLNVALTRARFNLFIFGNCKFLKHCDEWDKIIEHYKMKNKIIKIKRKKFYKKINTTLSNMNEEELFDNNVEVINKKIENSFYNKNIIDYNFEPIYEKNNSSFDFTKYMNMSAEEVYETEKNKIHSTDHKDDKNNIINKENVVDHKNEDNNKDIINFFKELYMDDISDSLIECDKENNNNLFQDDDNVLNEIKDNNIKEETVGSIKNENVLTEMIKNNDKNIYDEQKMNGGISLYNEHIEDEPNNILNIDEMNNKKKKKDEDEESFERAKISSLSNKNNNNNNKNNNIYYLKDNNYFIDTLFNYCKSNKHLHFAVQKILPNFSKKFLFNCVD from the coding sequence atgtgGGAAGAATGGGATGACGAATATTTTGTaagaaatttttttgattGGAATATATTTGctaaatattttaaagatAATGAATTTCAAGAATTAGAAGAGAAAATAAAACAGAAAtatagtaatataaaacttgatgaattatataaaaaagatgacaaagaatataatgataatgtTTTGTTAATATTACATTCTTTTATTGAAGAGAAGAAATATGTAGATGCTTCGGATTTcttaattaatattatattaagATGGAATTATTATACTAGTTTAAGAAGtgaaaaagaattaaatcTTAAAGCAGTAAAAAATAGattaaaaatgaatgtAGATATTTGTGTTCTACCAGatctttataataattttgaagaatatttttattcctATTTTCCTTTGTTTTTAATTGAAACACAacaattaataaataataaaaaagaaaatgaagatatcATAGAATATGatgttaatattattaatgatattaaagaaacatataactatgaattttttgttaatatatcttATGATAGTATTATACATGcaaacattttttttgggGACCTTGTTCTACTAAAATTCATACCAAAAGAAACAGCCAAAAATGATTCTCAAAATATGTACACAccattatttaattcttcaaaaaaaaaatcagACGTATCTTCAAATTCGTCGCACAGTAATGAAAACGACAAAATGTCAATGGAATCTTCATCTGTGTCTACAGATTTGGAGtatcaaaaaaatgataCAAATGGTCAAATGAATGATTATACATATGATCATATAAATTCTGAACATTCTTATAAAAGTCAGCAAAATTCTGAACATTTTTGTAAAAGTCAGCAAAATTCTGAACAGTTTTGTAAAAGTCAGCAAAATTCTGAACATgttcataaaaatgatgCAACAAGTTCTgataacaataataatgtCAACATttacaataaaaaaaactCTCCTCTTTTGTTATCGCATGACAAAGTAGAGGAAGGGACACAATTTAATTCTGATAAGAAGGAAAATTTAAACGATAGGTTAAAAAAACAAAGTGATAAGAATTTAAAAGTATCAGTTGATTGTAAAAATGAACTAGCCAAAAATCATAAACAAATCAGTGACGAAattaatgatgatatatatatggttAGAAAATATTGTGTACGTCATTTATTAGGTTATGTAGTTTCTAAAAGTCgagaaaatattaaaataaaatttaatttaaattatccAAATTTTGATATTATTGACAAAGTtagaaaagaaataatatatgagatatttaataatgaaatgataatgcataattattttattcgTATATCAAAGTTGACAAGTTTAATTTCGACACTTCGTTTGTTTAACtgtttatttaattttagAAACTCGTGTATATTGAATGAAATTGTAGAAGGTAATacaaatgataatgaaGACAACATGGATGATGTAATTATAGAGAATGTTCAACCTGTGAAGAAGCGTAAGAGAGGTGAAGGGTCATATGCAAATTCGGAAATGaatgaattaataaatgggtataatgataataataataataataataataataataaagaaaataaaaaacatcAGGAAGATCAAGATGAAGAAGATTTAGATGATGATGAACAAAtggatataataaaaaatatagaaaaaaaaaataatacaaaaataaaaaaaaaaaaagacgAAATAAGACAAAATGgaaatatacatatgaatgatattaatttattagATATTAATCAAGAAGAATTACATAATATTCAATTAAGTGACAATATAACTgaagaatatttaaaagaaaaaatagaagattatttaaaaagatATATGTGTGAtgattttaaaaataagaacatgataaacaaaatgacgaatgaaagaaatattacaagtgcattaaaaaataatatatataattataatcaatgtaagaatattaataacgaaataaaaaatgtatcACATATACATAGTAACAATAAAGATGATATTAGAAGTcaaaatgaatattatttgtttgaACATTTAgatgaaaattataaaggTCTGGAATATATTCCAGAATTGTTAAGAAAACGTTTTTTTAGTATGTATAATAAGTATCAGTTACGTGCTATAAATAATAGTATATTGAATGATGGTGTAACATTAATTCAAGGACCCCCAGGAACTGGTAAAACCACAACTATTTTAGGAATTATAAGTgcattaatattttatgagaaagatgaaaatatagaagatgatattatagacaaggataataatatggaaaTAAGAAAAACAATTATAGATGAGAATACCTATATACCTTTTAATATAACCATGAAAGAAGAGAAAAAAAGTCCTTATGCATGGTTGAATTATGATAAGAATGATGATTACTGTTATATGAATGATAATTGTTTCGATGCTATGGAATATGAAgattttcatcatattgaagagaataaagaagaagaaggtaaaaatatttttcatataaataaaagtaatttaaatgaaaaaaatgatgcATATGCTATTCATTTAAGTATTATGAATGCATCAAATAGAACATTAAAAGTAGATGAAAGTGTcgatataaataatacaaatgatgatgataataatgatgtatataaaaataatgaaaatagAATAAAGAATTTGATATCTTTAACTGAgtcttattattattcatatgtaaataatgatcatatattaaataacaaaatggaatgtatagaaaaaaataagaatgaAAAAAGTAATTATTCGTATTATGTAAGTGAAGgtaaacaaaatattaaaaatgataataatagtaattatgattataataatgatgattataataatgatggTGAAGAAAAGTATAAGGTgtataaacaaaataagGCCAATTTCAATTTCAAATTACATGGATTGAAATTAGAAGACAATGCAGAAGCAAATAAAGagtataataataataataataataataatatatcatcatacagtatttataataacaatCATGAGATAGAAGAACAAGATAAGCAGAATGAAAGGAATAAAATGaagaaaagaaatgaaTGTAATCAAttaaatgttataaaaaataaaaaaattttagTATGTGCACCATCCAATGCAGCTATAGATGAGATATTAAGAAGATTAATATCAAATGATTTAGGTATATTAGATGAGAATGggaatttttttaatcCTATAGTTACTAGAATAGGAGGTAATGTTAGTACAGATCTTTTAGAATTCAGTTTAGAATTCAAAGaacaattatattattatttaaataaaaaagatgaaaataagATGATAAAAAGTAATCTTTTAAAAACCTCAACTATTATATGTTCTACTTTATCATCAAGTTCAAATATGTCcttaattaataatattaaaaagttTGATGCTATAATTATAGATGAATCATCTCAATCCGTAGAAATAGATATATTGATTCCATTATCTTTTGCATGCAAAAAAATCATTTTAGTAGGTGACCCCAAACAATTATCAGCAACAgtattttctttatttgCCAAGAAACATAAATATGCAAGATCATTGTTTGAAAGATTacaaaagaaatatttaatgaatgaaagaaaatataatttgttGTCAATACAATATAGGATGCATCCTGAAATTTCTGCATTTCCTAAAAAGTGttattataagaataaaattaGGGATGCTCCTCATTTTTTGTTTACTGTTTTAAAGGAGTTGGAGATAAgtaaatacataaaaaggaagaataaaaaaagtataaaaaaagatataaaaagtgatgatgaaaatgaaatCAATGATGAAACTAAAATCAATGATGAAACTAAAATCAATGATGAGTTACAAAATAAGTATATAGAAAACCTTTTGTGTAATTTTAATTTAGTtgaatttataaaaaaaaatatgggAATTATTTCACCCtctttaaataatataatgttaTGTCAAGAAAACCAGGGATTAATTGATTGGTTTTGTATTCCTTTATTACAACATAGTGtattttatgatatatctttttcaaaacaaaagaaaataaaaaattcttATATTAACATTGAAGAGAGTGAAGTGgttattcattttatagaatttttgcattatatatttatgtcTGAAAATATGACCCAGTGGTATAAACGTATAGGTATCATAACACCTTATGCAACCgagaaattttttttaaagaaaatattaaaacgtttttttataaacaaGGGTTATAGTAAGAATATATCTAATTTTATTGATGTTGGAACGGTGGATGGGTTTCAAGGGACAGAAAAAgatatgataatatttgtatgtGTAAGAACAAAAGGGAATTTGAAAcgaaaaaagaaaaaggaaaagtctaatataaatattagtaaaaatatggatgaagatattataacaaattcggaagaaaaaaaaaaaaaaattttagAAAAAGGAAATCAAAATCGAGAGATAATGCCTAATTCGAATGATCCAACacttattttttcttcatcttcTGAATATGCTTTTGATGAAGAAATTGATTCTTCGaatttattcttttcaAATTATAAAAGATTAAATGTAGCTTTAACTCGAGCTCgttttaatttatttatttttggtaattgtaaatttttaaaacattGTGACGAGTGGGATAAAATTATTGAGCACTACAAAATgaagaataaaataataaaaataaaacgtaaaaagttttataaaaaaataaatactACATTGAGTAATATGAATGAAGAAGAGTTATTTGATAATAACGTTGAagtaataaataaaaaaatagaaaattcattttataataaaaatattattgatTATAATTTTGAGCCTATATATGAAAAGAACAATTCTTCATTTGATTTTACAAAGTATATGAATATGTCAGCAGAAGAGGTGTATGAAActgaaaaaaataaaatacacAGCACTGATCATaaagatgataaaaataatatcattaataaagaaaatgttGTTGACCacaaaaatgaagataacAATAAggatattataaatttttttaaagaattatatatggACGACATAAGTGATTCTTTAATTGAATGtgataaagaaaataacaataatttatttcaagatgatgataatgtattaaacgaaataaaagataataatataaaggaAGAAACAGTTGGTAGTATAAAAAACGAAAATGTATTGACagaaatgataaaaaataatgataaaaatatatatgatgaacAAAAGATGAATGGTGgtatttctttatataatgaacACATTGAAGACGAAccaaataatatattaaatattgaTGAAATGAACaataagaagaaaaaaaaagacgAGGATGAAGAATCATTCGAAAGAGCAAAAATAAGTTCActatcaaataaaaataataataataataataaaaataataatatatattatttaaaggataataattattttattgatACCTTGTTTAATTACTGCAAATCGAATAAGCACTTACATTTTGCAGTTCAGAAAATATTACCAAATTTTTCTAAAAAGTTTTTATTTAACTGTGTTGATTAA
- a CDS encoding putative succinate dehydrogenase subunit 4 → MKLKLNLAKKKKGFELPGLDGFKNAVNKLLGTGVERYFKIVNIAIVFLFLTIIHYIRAFNKRGSRYRNKGSLYMYYGFLVCLIGFAVSINWIYIEYVKNKKKKSNSPLDVKVVGKKNK, encoded by the exons atgaagctcaaattaaatttagcaaaaaaaaaaaaaggattTGAACTCCCAGGATTAGATGGATTTAAAAACGCAGTGAATAAATTACTAGGAACAGGTGTAGaaagatattttaaaatagTTAATATAGCTATCGTTTTCTTATTCTTGACCATTATTCATTACATAAGAGCCTTTAATAAAAGAGGTTCACGTTATAGAAATAAAGGTTCACTCTATATGTATTATGGATTTTTGGTTTGTCTAATTGGTTTTGCCGTTAGTATTAATTG GATATACATTgaatatgtaaaaaataaaaaaaagaaaagcAACTCACCACTAGATGTCAAAG TAGTTGgtaaaaagaataaataa
- a CDS encoding hypothetical protein (conserved Plasmodium protein, unknown function), translated as MSEKKNNKKKKKKLILVQENGVRTNSLEKYTGLGTCIFYRFNKNKKTEEKYYGYFLEGKKHGYGQYIYYNGDVYKGTYEHGKKSGIGTYIYNIDKKIKKKRNEKIKGSDEEKESDKEMESDKEMDDNSNGEMKIDERDEQSDDQQSDDNERNEEDMSDSELLKKNKLCKELIALIKNMNKKKKEKKKKMKLPLEKERCYYYGNYINGLKHNEGMMVYENGDVYVGMWKFGEKNGPGKYIYNKCKSTLEGNWAEGYLSYGKWTLPNGMYFVGRFRQNKPTGDGSWVFNNKTQVNVFYHEIYNEKSKKEKEARYVKNSKMFLIFNSYCITSTGC; from the exons ATGTCtgaaaaaaagaataataaaaaaaaaaagaagaaattgATATTAGTCCAAGAAAATGGAGTAAGGACCAATTCGTTGGAAAAATATACAGGGTTAGGTACCTGCATTTTTTATCGctttaataaaaataaaaagacagaagaaaaatattacgGCTATTTCTTAGAAGGCAAAAAACATGGATACG gtcaatatatatattataatggTGATGTGTATAAAGGGACTTATGAGCATGGTAAGAAAAGCGGTATAGGTACTTATATCtataatattgataagaaaataaaaaaaaagagaaatgaaaaaataaaaggaaGCGATGAAGAAAAGGAGAGTGACAAAGAAATGGAAAGTGACAAAGAAATGGACGATAATTCTAATGGAGAGATGAAAATTGACGAAAGGGATGAACAAAGTGATGATCAACAAagtgatgataatgaaaGGAATGAGGAGGATATGTCCGATTctgaattattaaaaaaaaataaattgtGCAAAGAATTAATCGcacttataaaaaatatgaataaaaaaaaaaaggaaaagaagaaaaaaatgaaactGCCTTTAGAAA aggaaagatgttattattatggaaattatattaatgGATTGAAGCATAATGAAGGTATGATGGTATATGAGAATGGAGATGTCTATGTAGGAATGTGGAAATTCGGAGAGAAAAATGGACCTG gtaaatatatatataataaatgtaagAGTACATTAGAAGGTAATTGGGCTGAGGGATATTTATCATATGGAAAGTGGACACTACCAAATG GTATGTATTTTGTTGGGCGATTTCGACAAAATAAACCTACTGGAGATGGTTCTTGGGTTTTCAACAATAAAACACAAGTAAATGTATTTTATCATGAGATATATAATGAg aaaagtaaaaaagaaaaagaagcAAGATATGTGAAGAATTCaaaaatgtttttaatATTCAATTCATATTGTATTACATCCACTGGGTGTTAA
- a CDS encoding putative ankyrin-repeat protein, whose protein sequence is MATEERVKLLVAARKGIYEDVVSLSKLQIPLGDYVQPPHNRTALWYSCRNGSLKMARLILKKGSNINHKDSKGMSPLHICVKYGHINIAKFLIENKADIDIKDNIVKLLIENGADVQIKDNNKASVYDYADFNGKTQLSTYILYK, encoded by the exons ATGGCAACA GAAGAGAGAGTCAAATTGCTAGTCGCTGCTCGAAAGg gCATATATGAGGATGTGGTTTCCTTGTCTAAATTGCAGATTCCCCTAGGCGATTACGTTCAACCTCCC cATAATAGGACAGCTCTTTGGTACTCTTGTAGAAATGGGAGTTTAAAAATGGCTAgattaattttaaaaaaaggaagTAACATAAATCATAAAGATTCCAAAGGAATGTCGCCACTTCATATATGTGTTAAATATGgacatataaatatagcTAAATTTCttattgaaaataaagCTGACATAGATATAAAAGAcaat ATCGTTAAATTATTGATAGAAAATGGAGCTGATGTCcaaataaaagataat aaTAAGGCAAGCGTTTATGATTATGCAGATTTTAATGGAAAAACACAATTATCTAcctatatattatacaaaa
- a CDS encoding putative eukaryotic translation initiation factor 2 beta subunit, whose translation MEDKVEDAGAAFVDLNKIVNDDSKQLFDFGEKKKKKKKKEVVEKVEEIIIDGTGKVFERGAVYPYDELLHRIQDLINKHNIDLCISKKYTIKPPQVVRVGSKKVAWINFKDICTIMNRNEEHVFHFVLAELGTEGSIAGEGQLVLKGKYGPKHIEALLRKYITEYVTCQMCKSPNTTMEKDSRTRLFHQHCNACGAK comes from the coding sequence atggaAGATAAAGTTGAAGATGCTGGAGCAGCTTTTGTtgatttaaataaaatagtAAATGACGATTCAAAGCAGTTATTTGATTTCGGtgagaagaaaaagaaaaagaaaaagaaagaagTTGTAGAAAAAGTAgaagaaattattatagATGGTACAGGAAAAGTTTTTGAAAGAGGAGCTGTGTATCCATATGATGAATTATTACATAGAATTCAAgatttaattaataaacataatattgATTTATGTATATCCAAAAAATATACTATAAAACCACCACAAGTAGTTCGTGTTGGTTCTAAAAAAGTAGCTTGGATTAATTTTAAAGATATATGTACTATTATGAATAGAAATGAAGAACATGTTTTCCATTTTGTCTTAGCAGAATTAGGAACTGAAGGATCTATAGCTGGAGAAGGGCAATTAGTTttaaaaggaaaatatgGACCCAAACATATTGAAGCATtattaagaaaatatataactGAATATGTTACTTGTCAGATGTGTAAAAGTCCTAATACGACAATGGAAAAGGATAGTCGAACAAGACTTTTTCATCAGCATTGCAATGCATGTGGAGCAAAAAG